The following coding sequences lie in one Sorghum bicolor cultivar BTx623 chromosome 6, Sorghum_bicolor_NCBIv3, whole genome shotgun sequence genomic window:
- the LOC110436392 gene encoding lactation elevated protein 1-like isoform X1 has translation MRSVVRSLRQLRRFAQHHAERHSQATRLFGQQNALIMCGLTSRSLSMLRRNGEISRFASPGMELMRSMFSTVAADSIKDIGRGGPMVEYERRIASGDLVDGDSFQVDTIHQLQRLYEELIENEEDCQLDRYKSSEKSGRSRWLWSRLITQPSTYAPVKGLYLYGGVGTGKTMLMDLFYEQLPSNWRKKRIHFHDFMLNVHSRLQMHKGVSDPLDVVAAEISDEAIILCLDEFMVTDVADAMILNRLFRQLFSKGVILVSTSNRPPDKLYEGGLQRDLFLPFIDTLKERCIVHPIGSAVDYRQLGSAEQGFYFVGKHYSTLLKQKLQSLIGDEEPSPQTVEVIMGRKLQVSLGANGCAYFPFEDLCDRPLGAADYFGLFKKFHTLALDGVPKFGSSNRTAAYRFVTLIDVMYENKARLLCTAEAGPVGLFENIVTVAEAQKVSPRYSRSQKSDDPDLCVDNELGFAKDRTISRLTEINSREYLEDFEMRLRQQQQLPLQGLDNGGDVVLA, from the exons ATGAGATCAGTTGTTCGGTCACTTCGCCAGCTCCGCCGTTTCGCCCAGCACCATGCAGAGAGGCACTCACAAGCAACCAGATTGTTCGGGCAGCAGAATGCTTTAATCATGTGTGGTTTGACATCCCGTTCACTGAGCATGTTACGTCGTAATGGTGAAATTAGCAGATTTGCAAGCCCTGGCATGGAGTTGATGAGGTCCATGTTTTCCACTGTAGCGGCTGATTCAATTAAAG ATATTGGAAGAGGTGGTCCGATGGTGGAATATGAGAGGAGAATAGCATCAGGAGACCTAGTAGATGGCGATAGCTTTCAG GTTGATACAATTCATCAATTACAAAGGCTCTATGAGGAGTTGATTGAGAATGAAGAAGACTGTCAGCTGGATAGATATAAGTCATCTGAGAAATCAGGACG GAGTCGATGGCTATGGTCCCGCCTCATTACTCAGCCTTCTACCTATGCTCCAGTTAAGGGCCTTTACCTCTATGGTGGTGTTGGTACAGGGAAGACGATGCTTATGGACTTGTTCTATGAACAACT GCCATCTAATTGGAGAAAAAAACGTATTCACTTTCATGATTTCATGTTGAATGTACATAGTCGTCTTCAG ATGCATAAAGGTGTTTCAGATCCCCTTGATGTCGTAGCAGCTGAGATTTCAGATGAGGCCATCATATTATGTCTTGATGAGTTTATG GTAACTGATGTTGCTGATGCTATGATTCTGAACCGGCTGTTCAGACAATTGTTCAGCAAAGGCGTT ATTCTTGTTTCGACTTCTAACCGTCCTCCAGATAAGCTTTATGAAGGTGGCTTACAACGGGATCTTTTCTTGCCATTTATTGACACCTTGAAA GAAAGGTGCATCGTGCATCCCATTGGATCTGCGGTGGACTATCGTCAACTGGGTTCT GCTGAACAAGGCTTCTATTTTGTCGGAAAACATTACAGTACGCTTCTGAAACAGAAGCTCCAGTCTTTAATTGGAGATGAGGAACCCAGCCCACAAACTGTTGAAGTAATCATGGGAAGGAAATTACAG GTTTCCCTGGGAGCAAATGGTTGTGCATATTTTCCTTTTGAAGATCTTTGTGATAGACCTTTAGGTGCAGCAGATTACTTTGGACTCTTTA AAAAATTTCACACCCTGGCACTTGACGGTGTTCCAAAGTTTGGGTCTAGTAACAGAACGGCAGCTTATCGGTTCGTCACACTGATTGAT GTTATGTACGAGAACAAAGCAAGGCTGTTATGTACAGCCGAGGCTGGACCAGTAGGACTGTTTGAGAATATCGTGACTGTTGCTGAAGCACAGAAGGTTTCACCAAGATATTCACGCTCACAGAAAAGCGACGATCCTGACTTATGTGTGGACAATGAGCTTGGATTTGCCAAGGATCGAACGATTAGCAG GTTGACAGAGATCAACAGCAGAGAATATTTGGAGGACTTCGAAATGAGATTGAGGCAACAGCAGCAGCTGCCCTTGCAAGGTCTAGATAATGGCGGTGATGTTGTACTAGCATAA
- the LOC110436392 gene encoding lactation elevated protein 1-like isoform X2, whose translation MKKTVSWIDISHLRNQDGKSSFRALRSRWLWSRLITQPSTYAPVKGLYLYGGVGTGKTMLMDLFYEQLPSNWRKKRIHFHDFMLNVHSRLQMHKGVSDPLDVVAAEISDEAIILCLDEFMVTDVADAMILNRLFRQLFSKGVILVSTSNRPPDKLYEGGLQRDLFLPFIDTLKERCIVHPIGSAVDYRQLGSAEQGFYFVGKHYSTLLKQKLQSLIGDEEPSPQTVEVIMGRKLQVSLGANGCAYFPFEDLCDRPLGAADYFGLFKKFHTLALDGVPKFGSSNRTAAYRFVTLIDVMYENKARLLCTAEAGPVGLFENIVTVAEAQKVSPRYSRSQKSDDPDLCVDNELGFAKDRTISRLTEINSREYLEDFEMRLRQQQQLPLQGLDNGGDVVLA comes from the exons ATGAAGAAGACTGTCAGCTGGATAGATATAAGTCATCTGAGAAATCAGGACGGTAAGAGCAGTTTCCGTGCACTAAG GAGTCGATGGCTATGGTCCCGCCTCATTACTCAGCCTTCTACCTATGCTCCAGTTAAGGGCCTTTACCTCTATGGTGGTGTTGGTACAGGGAAGACGATGCTTATGGACTTGTTCTATGAACAACT GCCATCTAATTGGAGAAAAAAACGTATTCACTTTCATGATTTCATGTTGAATGTACATAGTCGTCTTCAG ATGCATAAAGGTGTTTCAGATCCCCTTGATGTCGTAGCAGCTGAGATTTCAGATGAGGCCATCATATTATGTCTTGATGAGTTTATG GTAACTGATGTTGCTGATGCTATGATTCTGAACCGGCTGTTCAGACAATTGTTCAGCAAAGGCGTT ATTCTTGTTTCGACTTCTAACCGTCCTCCAGATAAGCTTTATGAAGGTGGCTTACAACGGGATCTTTTCTTGCCATTTATTGACACCTTGAAA GAAAGGTGCATCGTGCATCCCATTGGATCTGCGGTGGACTATCGTCAACTGGGTTCT GCTGAACAAGGCTTCTATTTTGTCGGAAAACATTACAGTACGCTTCTGAAACAGAAGCTCCAGTCTTTAATTGGAGATGAGGAACCCAGCCCACAAACTGTTGAAGTAATCATGGGAAGGAAATTACAG GTTTCCCTGGGAGCAAATGGTTGTGCATATTTTCCTTTTGAAGATCTTTGTGATAGACCTTTAGGTGCAGCAGATTACTTTGGACTCTTTA AAAAATTTCACACCCTGGCACTTGACGGTGTTCCAAAGTTTGGGTCTAGTAACAGAACGGCAGCTTATCGGTTCGTCACACTGATTGAT GTTATGTACGAGAACAAAGCAAGGCTGTTATGTACAGCCGAGGCTGGACCAGTAGGACTGTTTGAGAATATCGTGACTGTTGCTGAAGCACAGAAGGTTTCACCAAGATATTCACGCTCACAGAAAAGCGACGATCCTGACTTATGTGTGGACAATGAGCTTGGATTTGCCAAGGATCGAACGATTAGCAG GTTGACAGAGATCAACAGCAGAGAATATTTGGAGGACTTCGAAATGAGATTGAGGCAACAGCAGCAGCTGCCCTTGCAAGGTCTAGATAATGGCGGTGATGTTGTACTAGCATAA
- the LOC8082856 gene encoding serine carboxypeptidase-like 35 produces the protein MAMATMATALLMLALATASASAAVSGAPSRSRSPRPEADLVTGLPGQPAVGFSHYAGYVDVAGEGGGGKALFYWFFEAEREPDKKPLLLWLNGGPGCSSVAYGAAQELGPFLVRSYGTNLTRNAYAWNKAVNLLFLEAPVGVGFSYTNRTSDLRRLGDRVTAQDSYSFLLGWLDKFPEFKGRDFYIAGESYAGHYVPQLAELIYDGNKAASRDRAISIKGFMIGNAVLNDATDQLGMVEYAWSHAIISDELYSAVRRECDSFKEEADGGRPGKGCSPALRAFLGAYDDIDIYSIYTPTCLLPNNVSSAGRPAARLVAAPRLLSKHEEWHRLMKRVPAGYDPCTEAYVTNYFNRGDVQRALHANRTRLPYPYSPCSEVIRKWNDSPATVLPILKKLMAAGLRVWVYSGDTDGRVPVTSTRYSINTMGLRRRQRAAASAGGVGGAAEWGGWRAWYYRQQVAGWAVEYEEGLTLVTVRGAGHQVPLFAPDRSLAMLYHFLRGQALPAARSSG, from the exons ATGGCTATGGCGACTATGGCCACGGCATTGCTCATGCTCGCGCTGGcaacggcgtcggcgtcggcagcGGTCAGCGGCGCGCCGTCGAGGAGCAGGAGCCCGAGGCCGGAGGCCGACCTGGTGACCGGGCTGCCCGGGCAGCCGGCCGTCGGGTTCAGCCATTACGCCGGCTACGTCGACGTCGCCGGCGAAGGCGGTGGCGGCAAGGCGCTCTTCTACTGGTtcttcgaggcggagcgggagcCGGACAAGAAGCCGCTCTTGCTCTGGCTCAACGGAG GACCTGGGTGCTCGTCTGTGGCCTACGGAGCCGCCCAGGAGCTGGGTCCATTCCTGGTGAGGAGCTACGGCACGAACCTCACGCGCAACGCCTACGCATGGAACAAAG CCGTGAACCTGCTGTTCCTGGAAGCGCCGGTGGGCGTGGGGTTCTCGTACACGAACCGGACGTCGGACCTGCGGCGGCTGGGCGACCGCGTCACGGCGCAGGACTCGTACAGCTTCCTCCTCGGCTGGCTCGACAAGTTCCCCGAGTTCAAGGGCCGCGACTTCTACATCGCCGGAGAGAGCTATGCCG GGCATTACGTCCCACAGCTGGCGGAGCTCATCTACGACGGGAACAAAGCGGCGAGTAGGGACAGAGCCATCAGCATCAAAGGCTTCATG ATCGGGAACGCGGTGCTGAACGACGCGACGGACCAGCTGGGCATGGTGGAGTACGCCTGGAGCCACGCCATCATCTCCGACGAGCTCTACTCGGCGGTGCGGCGGGAGTGCGACTCCTTCAAGGAGGAGGCCGACGGCGGGCGGCCCGGCAAGGGCTGCTCCCCGGCGCTCCGCGCCTTCCTGGGCGCCTACGACGACATCGACATCTACAGCATCTACACGCCGACGTGCCTGCTGCCGAACAACGTCTCCTCTGCCGGGCGGCCCGCGGCGAGGCTCGTCGCCGCGCCGCGCCTCCTCTCCAAGCAT GAGGAGTGGCACAGGCTGATGAAGCGTGTGCCGGCAGGGTACGACCCGTGCACGGAGGCCTACGTGACCAACTACTTCAACCGCGGCGACGTGCAGCGCGCGCTGCACGCCAACCGGACGCGCCTGCCCTACCCGTACTCGCCCTGCAG TGAGGTCATAAGGAAATGGAACGACTCGCCGGCCACCGTGCTGCCCATCCTCAAGAAGCTCATGGCCGCCGGGCTGCGCGTCTGGGTGTACAG TGGCGACACGGACGGGCGGGTGCCGGTGACGTCGACGCGGTACAGCATCAACACGAtggggctgcggcggcggcagagGGCGGCCGCTTCGGCAGGCGGTGTGGGCGGCGCGGCGGAGTGGGGCGGGTGGCGGGCGTGGTACTACCGGCAGCAGGTGGCCGGGTGGGCGGTGGAGTACGAGGAGGGGCTGACGCTCGTCACGGTGCGCGGCGCGGGCCACCAGGTGCCGCTCTTCGCGCCGGACCGCTCGCTCGCCATGCTCTACCATTTCCTCCGGGGTCAGGCCCTGCCGGCCGCACGCTCCTCCGGCTAA
- the LOC8056026 gene encoding nicotinamidase 2 — MPPPATTYTKYETRRRDPDPRAAALLVIDVQGHFASLAAPIMPAIASTVALCRAAGMPVVYTRHVDSVPRRPPLGEWWPGDRIDAGTPAAELLPGAGRVEGADLVVEKSTYSAFAGTGLEEALRRVGAEEVIVAGVMTNLCCETTARDAFVRGFRVFFSADATATATQELQEATLANMAYGFAYIVDCKRLEAALGKAAK; from the coding sequence ATGCCGCCTCCCGCCACCACGTACACCAAGTACGAGACGCGCCGCCGAGACCCGGACCCGCGCGCGGCCGCGCTCCTCGTTATCGACGTGCAGGGCCACTTCGCGTCGCTGGCGGCCCCGATCATGCCGGCCATCGCGTCCACCGTCGCGCTATGCCGCGCCGCGGGCATGCCCGTGGTGTACACCCGCCACGTGGACTCCGTCCCGCGACGGCCCCCGCTCGGCGAGTGGTGGCCCGGCGACCGCATCGACGCCGGCACGCCCGCGGCCGAGCTGCTCCCGGGTGCCGGCCGCGTCGAGGGGGCCGACCTCGTGGTGGAGAAGAGCACGTACAGCGCCTTCGCGGGCACGGGGCTGGAGGAGGCGCTGCGGCGGGTGGGCGCCGAGGAGGTGATCGTGGCGGGCGTCATGACCAACCTGTGCTGCGAGACCACCGCGCGGGACGCCTTCGTGAGGGGGTTCCGCGTGTTCTTCTCCGCCgacgccacggccacggccacccAGGAGCTGCAGGAAGCCACGCTCGCCAACATGGCGTACGGGTTCGCCTACATCGTCGACTGCAAGCGGCTCGAGGCGGCGCTGGGGAAGGCGGCCAAGTGA